The Cinclus cinclus chromosome 15, bCinCin1.1, whole genome shotgun sequence region ACCTACATGGAGATGCACCTTTGGGAGCTGCCATGAGATGCTGGTACACTGAGGGAGAATGTGTGGAGCAAAAGGCAccacacacacagctcagagacagcccagctccaggggcagTTCTTCCTGCCTGGTTTACTCCTGCATATCCAGCCTGGCTATTTTCCTATTCCCTCCTCTATTGCAGGGAACTGGGGTGAACTTGTGGGGCCAGGGAAAAGGCACCATCGTTCAGCTGGGAATAGCCACGACAAGCAAGCCCTGGTTCCTATCACAGcttccccaggagctgcactgaCCGGGAGTTCGCTGTGTCTCCAGGCTGGAAAACACCAGCAAGTCCCTCTGAGACAGCCAATGTTATCTTCCCCCATTTTAGAGAAGGACAAGTGACCTCACACTGCCTGCCAGTGGCCCACTCATCCCCAGTCAGGGTCAGCTCCCTGAGTCACTCCAGGGTCAGAAAGAGTGCCCGAGTGCATCATAAAGCCAATGCTGAAATGGAAAGTCACAGCGCTGAATTAACAGTGTGAGTGAAGTCATCATCTCTACCATAGCCTAATGGATCTGAGGGCAACATCAGTgaaagcagggcagggggaattGGTAAGATGGGGCGTGCTGGGTGCAATTTTCCTACTGAATTGATCAAAAGGGGGAAAACCAACATAACTGGGATACAGTGACTACAGCAGCTAGTCAGGCTGACCTGGCTCATCCCTAGAGCTTGGCTTCCACTGCCTGACCACAGCTCTTCACTGCTCAGGCCACTGTCAGTCTGAGATGGGATCATGGGCTCACACCACCTCAACAGAGAGTCTGGGGAAGGGGATAGGGAAACAAGGCAGAGGGAGTGGGCACATCTTGATCCACAGGGGGTGTAGCAATCCAGCTCCATTCTCCATGCTAACCTCAGAACGTTCACAACCATGCATGCCCAAGCCAGCTGTGTCTTCAGACAAAACCATCCTGTTGCCTGAGCAATGCAactcccttttttccttcctacttCAAAGTACACAGGCAATACCACCATGCCTTCCTCCTTCTTGCCACTGTGCATGAAAACCATTCTTTGCCCAAACactacaaattattttcatttccttaagGAAAAATTCCAGCCCCAGCAATGTAATGTACACAAAGATACAAATAACAAAATCTGGATTTTATGGGGGGGCAGCCACAGTGTAAAGCCTTTGCTACTGTCAGGGGGGCACAGCCAACCTTCctctgcagtgccaggcagTTACAGGTGCCTGTCTCCCTTCACACTTCCCTAAAGCCCCCAGaatgcagagcagagaagaaagcaCAGGTGGAAAATCAGCTCATGGCTCCTAGCACAGACTTTAAAGGGTCCTAGGCATATGGCATTAAAACACTGCAGAACAGTGATGCAGAACAGGTattcatctctctctctctcaatcCACCTGTCCCTCATCAGGGTTGCACTTAGTGACTCCCCATCACACcaccccttcccagctctaccAGCAGCTCAGTGCACCCACCTTGCCCTGTTGCCCCCATGTATCTGCCTGCCTGGAGCCAAGCTCACAGTGCCACATGCCAGGGTGGGAGAACACCCAGGGGAGGGTTCTAGAATTGCAAAAGGAAGAGCTTTACCCTGCAGGCGCttgcagcacagacagcaggTCGCTGTGTGTGTAGTCCCAGGCGGTTTCCACTGCAGCAATGTAGTATCTTCTCACTTCACTGATGCCCTCCTCAAccaggcagaggagcaggaggctgcacaGGGCTCCCACCAGCACCATGCCTCCTGACAGGGAACTGCTCTGACTTCAGGAGGAAAAgtgaaaaggaaggaatgagaaaggaaagaggagagaaaagcctTTATCTTCTCAACCAGCTGTTGTAATCCACCGGAGATGATGATTTAAAGCCAGCACCCACAGACTCGCTTGGAGCACTGAAAGAGTTTCTCAAAGGTGTCAAGAGGGGAATCGCTTGAGCAGGTTTGTGCAAAGAGCAGCATATGAATGATGGAatctcctgctcttcctctggtagtggcaggaggagaggaaaaaacaaaaggaaagggagggCAAGCACAGCAGTAAGTTCCGCTGCAGGACCCAGCTGGCTCAGTGTCCTGGCTCCTGTCTGGGAGCAAGATGAGGAAAGGGAGGGTTGCAGAGGCAGACGAATTTAGGTGTGGTCTTTGCCTGGTCTCACCTTCTCTGTCAACTATGAAGAGAAGGAGAGCGGGTTGCCAGGGATGCAGATGTACACTCGTCACTTATCCCTGTCTCTGGGATGCCTGCACCCCAAACAGTGATGATTTGGCCACACAACCTTGCCTCAAGCGACATAGGAGGGAGTGGTTTAGGATGATCCCTCAAGTCTTCTTCCCACCAGCTgctcctcttctcccagggTCCTGCAGGAGAGGTCAGAGAAGATGCACATAAATGTTTTTGCAAATTTCTTTCACTTTACTCATAAATATTCaatctctctttttaaaagccCATGAAATGCCTCCCCCCTCATCAATGCATACACGTGTGCTCAGGCACACACACTACCACGTGGTTGTCCCTTGGCTCACGAAGgcaggaagatgaggaggaacGCCCTGTATGGTCCCAACATCCCCTGGATGAGTGAGGTGGGGAAATGTCCCATAAATCATGTCACAGGGCAGCAGGAGTGCAAGAGGGGCAGTGACCCCTTTGGTGACAGTCCCAGTGTGTGCAGAAGCATCCATGTGACAGGTTTTGGTGATTGAGAAACAGAGGTATGCAGTGAAGACAGTGGAGGGATGGGCTTCTGGGGTCTCACAAAAATCCTCAGCACAGGACTGAAACTGATTCCCCCACACCACCCACCTTGCTCCTGGGGAGGCAAAGAGTGAGTGAGAAACATTTTCTCTGGCTTGTACACCCACAGTTGGCTCCATGACTGTGGACAACAGTCAAGAGGACAGAGGACAGTCAGGAAAAGCATCCCTTGggggctgcagtggcagcaggctggaCACAGTCAGAAATTAATGTTTGTGACACTGGCAATTCCTGAATTAACCACTTTCAGCTACTGGGAGGCAGCTCCAGGTTCCTGGCCCAGAAAAATAAGAGTAAACCTGAGAGACAAGGTCTAACCTAGGGggtcagaaagaaaatattatcaaGATACTCAGAGATGTGGGAAAGGGAATCCAGGTAGTAAAACTGGAAGTAActtggggaggggtcccagaTCCTGGCCTTATCTGCACACAGTGGCAGCTTTGTGCAGGCACACGAGAACCAGTGTGGAGCAAATCACACCAAGGACAAGTGGACATCAAGAGggatcccagctcctccttggCCCAGCATGCCAAGGTGGACCCCACATGCCCCAGCAAGAGAAAGCATGGTCCCAGCCAGTGGGTGCTGTTAACAGCTGTGGAGCTTCCAAGGGCTCTGCAAATCCATGTGGGAGCCTCTGCAAACTGTCAGAGTCACCCGTGGCTGGGCCAGGCCACAGCTGTGCCTTTGAGAAAGCTGCAGAGAGGCATTGGTATTCCAGTCCTGCCTAGGGCTCATCCGTCTATCCCCAAGGGCACTGTCCTCCTCTGCAAATGTGATGGAAAAGCCACAACAGGCTCCTGCCATGGAGACTTCCAGAGAAACATACTTTGCCAGAGCCAaggacacatgcacacagaaagcgctgttttttcccctgaaatgtGCAGTTCTAAGAAGAATAACACATTGgagcagataaaaattaaaataaaactcacacacacagggacccccagggaacagcagtgcagcagggcTGATGCCATCAACACCCCTGAGTATCCAGGAAATCCATCCCTGATGGATCTACCCTAGCATCAGAGTAGAAATACTGACATAGAAAAGGTTCCAAAACTAAACCTGCTTTCCTCTGCTGGATTTCCCTTCAGTAAGTGGGTCAGTGGagcatttctgctttctctcttgTTCCTCACATCAGAGGCATCTCTGAATGAGTCAGGCAGCAGAAGCACTCACTGGAAGATCCCATGGACTGGTGAGCTCAGCCTGGCCATGGTGGCTGGAAGGTTTTGGTGGTGCCAGGAGGGAGAGAAAGCCTTTGAGGTGGGAAATGGTGTTTCTTGCCTGTGCCTCCAAAGCTGAACACCAGGAAGGtacctggcagggagctgcagtggCTGTGGGCTGCTGAGACACTACTGCTGGGTTCTGTCCTTGCACCCACCACCCACTCTTGTGCCACCCACTGCACCAGGTTGTGCCTAACCCCACTGCAcaggagcccccagccctgaAGCACCTCCACCTTGTCAGCCCAGATCCTTCTCTCCTGCTGAGTGCCTGCACCAGATGAAGACACACATGTGCTAGGAAAGATGAGGCCACGCTTCAGCTGTCCAGGCCATCAGACGCTCTTGGGATCATGTGTGCAGGAGAGCCCACAGCTGGAGGTACCAAAGGAGACCTGCCTGGCACCAGGGCATGAGGGCATCCCTTTGCTCAGGGCAGGGGAGACAAAACCAGGGACATGTGCTGCACAGGAATAGAAGCCTGTCATGTACCAGACATGCTGGAGACCCCAGTGCCACTGGACATTGGTGTTCAGATTGGATATCTAGAGGGCAACTTTCCTCCAGCCATCTCTTCCCCAGTCACATCCTTTCCTTCCGTGCCCAGGGAAGTCTGTCCTATCATTTTGGTCTGACTGCGtacacacagctccagccagtTCCCCCTAATCAGGACAGTGCAGGAAACACATGGGATATTGATGCAGTTCCCAACATGTCCCAGCCTACGTGCAAGGGGCAACGAGGTGCTGGGATGTTTTTTAGAGGGATGTCCTCATCAGTGCAGATGAATGCTGCTGTTAGTTCCTAGAAGCGTTTAGTTCCTAGAAGAGTGCTTGCTCCTCTATCTCTCCCACACCGCCTGCACTCCTGCTCCGACTCATACACTGCTTTCCATTAGCCCCAAATAAGGGTCAAGTCTCCTCTGTCACAATCTCTCCatgagactttttttcttttttttttttttgcttcttgtgTCTCAGGATTTCCATCTTTGCTACACCCTGGGCAGCTGCATCCCCAGCTGGGAATTAGGTGGCATTTGTTCTACAGGAGCTCAGGTGAGTAATGGCCCAGAAATCAGAGGTGTCATTATTTCAGAGGAAATAGTAAAACGTGTTCCTGCCATGCAGCATGTCCAGGCTGCCCAAATCGGCTCCGGGGCAGAGGCATAACAAGCCACAGCTGGGTGTGCTGGCTGAACGCACTGCAGCATTCAGGATCTACAGGCTGCTTCCATCACCCCTCAACtccaggtgctccaggtgctcaTCTGCCCAGAATGCTGCTGGGTTTGGAGTCCTTTAGACAAATGGCAAAAAGCACTGTTTCTGCGCAGGGACAGCTCGCAGCCAAACAAGAGCTCCCATGTCAGAGGAAGCAAACCACCACGGGCTTTAGGAAGCTCTTTATCGCTCCCTGGAtgccgctgctgctgcacaCCCCATACGGCGACCCGAGGAGCCGCTCCGGGACGGGcgatgctgctgcagcagcacaggagaccTTCCAGAGGGGAGCACCGAGGGCAGCGCTGACGGACAGCCGAGGCCCGGCCGCGCTGCACCCTCCCGCCTCCTCTCCCCGAGtgctcctcttccctcccgcCCCTCTCCCCGTGTCCGCCCATCTCTCCGCCCCCGGCCCGCTCCCCTCCGTCCCTCTCTCCCCTCAGCCCTCGCCCCCTCCCGCGCGCTCCCGCTGACGCGCCGTGCCCGCGCCTGCGCGGAGCGCAGCGGCGTCATGGCGGTGCCGGGCGGAggtgggccgggccgggccgggccgggctggccAGGGATGGCTCGGGGCGCGGGTCTCCCCACTCCTCTCTCCCTGGCAGTGGGTGCCTGGCTCACCCAGCTCGGCATCCACCCTGCAGAGCGCGGTGTCGTTCTCTTTGCACCGCGCGGCGGCGGCTGCCGGGGTCTGGCCCCTCTTGAGGGCCCGAGGGGGCGGCTCCGGGCATGGGCCCCCGGCCCCAGCCGCTCTGAGAGGGGCGTCCTCGAGGGGGTGAGCGGTCCCGGGTACGGGGTCCCGGAGGCCCTGGGAGGGGGCTGAGGGacctgggaattcccagagacCGGGGGAGTGCCAGCCCCCGTGAGCTGTgtgtctgggcagggctgctgtgcccctgggGAGGCACCGGGCATCTGCAGGGGGCTATGGTACGGTAGTCCCAGCACTGAGCCTCTCCAGGTGCCTGCAGGTGCGAAGGACGACACATTCAACGTGCTGGACCTGGCGGAGTACACCAAGAACCGGCCCTGGTGGCGCAAGATCTTCGCCCCCAACTCGGGGTCGAGCGCTGAGAAATACAATGTGGCCACGCAGCTGGTAATCGGAGGAGTCACAGGATGGTAAGATGTGCCGGCGTTGCCCTTGCTGCTCGTGGCAGGCGCTGGCTGGGTCTTTGGTGTCACACTGACAGGTGCTGGTGGTCATGTGGCAGTCATTCAGAGAAGGCGGGTGCTCAGCCTGCCGTCCCCTGGCACGATCTGCTGAGGTCTGGGAGGTCTTAAATGCTGTCTATAACTTGAAGAACTGAGACTGTCTTGAAGGGAGGAAAATTGCATTggtctgtaattatttttaacttctggCAAAAAGTGGTGCTGTTGAATTAGGACAGGCAGATATGAATGAACCCCTTGAAGCAAAGATGCCTTACCCACTGGAGGTGGATGTGCTTCAGGCATCTGCATGAAAAACTTCCTGGGATCAAAGTTCCCGGGCTTTCCTGTCACTTGTAGCTGGGACCAAGTGTGGCTCTATTTGCAGCTTCATTCCCACAGCACTGTTTGAGTTGAAGATTTTGTGTAATCACTTCTTTGCCTCTTATCATGGCCCTCGTCTTCATCTGGCAATAGGGTAATTATTTAGCAGTGTATGACAAAGCTTTGTCTTCTCAGAGAAGTGTGACCTGGCCACCTCTCTTGTGTCTTCACTAAGTGTGTTCAGAAATGGGTAAAGGCAGGTTGCTGTGTTGTTTGCAGTACTCATAAGGAAACCACATTCTAAGGAAAGTGTGGTTTGGGTGGCACAACACCCCAGCTTGTGGCTGCATGACTGAGCAATGGGGTGGtgctggctgcagttctggtAGCTGCAGGAATGTTTTTCATGTTGAAAGCAGGTAACCCATTTTGGAGACCAATATAGCCTTAGATCACTGCTGTGTGCTTGTTCcatcatttttctcttctgagaaATGAAAAGGTAAAGTAGGTAGTTGTTTACTGCTTACTTTACAAATAAGTAAGAAGGAGGCTTGTGATTGGCTCCCCATGCTCTGTCATGGAGCAGCACATGTGCTTCCTAATTTCCCCTCACAGATGAtaccagttaaaaaaaaaccaaacaaacatcaaaacataaaatcatttgttggttttggtgaAGTACCAGGCTTCTGGTTACTCTTCTGGGAGAAGGATGAGTTGAAGAGATAAGAATCAAATTGAAAAAGGCGGGAATGAGACAGCACAAAGTGAAAAGCTATAAAGCATCAGTTTTGGTTGGGTGCAAATCCTTCTCTCTGGTTGCACACAGGTTTCTTCTGCTGTTTGTCAGGCTGTCTCCAGTCTTGGGTAACTCCTGCTAAAGGCAGCCTTGCCTGTGGGAAAGCATAATGAGTAGTGGGTGTGGTGTTTCATTGTCCTGACTGAATCCTGGTTGATTTGTAGGTGTACTGGATTCATCTTCCAGAAAGTTGGAAAGCTGGCAGCGACAGCAGTGGGAGGAGGCTTTTTCCTACTTCAGGTGTGTATGAACAGCAGTCCAGGCTTTCTGAGAactgtgctgctggggacaaAGGTCTCTCTAGGAAGCACTGCCTGTTGGGATATATGGGGTCAGTCTGTCCCTCTGCTTTGGGCTTTGTGTTGCTGTGAATGTCAGAGGTGTGTGTTCTCCAGGGCACAGGCatgcagcagcaaagcaggcTCATGTGCATAAACTCCAGGATTGCCAGTGCACATCCACTGATGATCTGCTACCCAAGGCCAGGCCAAAGGCACAGAAGAGCTGTTACTGCAGGTGCACCTGAGTGGAGCATGAGTCAGCCTTCAGCTGCAGTGAGCCATGTTTCTGCTGCAGGACAGGCTAACACACTGAGTCTGTGGCTGTGGACATAGTGTCCCTGGAGGAATAGCCCTGGATGTCAAGAAGGATTTATCTGTGTCTGTGATATACTTCCTGCCAACCTGGCTTCCCAAGGAGTCCAGCCAGCACAGATGGGGCTCACTGTAAAGcactggggaagaggagagaaaggagatCTCTCTGTGTCCTCTAGCACTTCTGGTGGTTTCCAAGAGCCCTGGCATTGAGGGAAGCTGTTTGGATGTGTTCATGTATCTGGAGCAGGTAGAGCAGCTGTCAGGCCTTGTTCAGCTCTCACCTGTTTGCTTCTCAGGCAGACAGGTCTTGTGTGTGACTCGTTCTCCCTGGCTCTCCTGGTTCTGCTTGTTCTGCTGAAAGTCAAAAGCTTGCTCTGGGCAGAGGGAGTTCCACAGCTGAATCACCCTGAGCACATGAAACTGTTTGAGAGGAATGGGCTATTAATAGCTGTGtccacccacagcagcaggagaactGCAGGGAGTCCCAACAATATCCGTGGCAGTTGCATGGGGGAGGTGTTTTACAGTGGGGAAGAGAGGCTGAAGCAGGCTAAGCTGAAGAGTATGCCCAGCTGTTGGGGGATTACTGTGGGAGACAGATGTTGCAGAACACTTGACACAGATCCAGGGGTGGTGGTCTGCCCAGTTTTTAAGTCAGTGTATCCACTGGACCAGTCAGTAGGAGGTGGTTATGGTCAGGGAAGGTGGGTGACCAAGGGATCTGTTTAGCCATGGTCATGCAGGACTTCAGGAACTTTTTTCTAATCCTCAAAACTCTAGATTGCAAACCACACGGGATACATCAAGGTGGACTGGAATCTAGTACAACGGGACATGAACAAAgccaagcagcagctgaaatttCACAGCAGTGGTAATAAAATGCCTCCAGAAGTGAAAAGCAGAGTGGATGAGGTGAGACAGCTCTCTCAGGGCATGTGCTGGAGGGACAGCAGAAAACAGGATTGACTCCTGAGCTGTTAAGGATGTCCAATTGTGCAAATACAAGGAGGGAATTCTTGCATTACAGCAAAATGGGAGAGATGGCAAAAGCTATGGATGTTGTCTACCTAGAGTTTAGGAAGACAGTTTTccacagcattctcctggagGAGCTGACTGCTCATGGCTGAGCAGGGTGAAGATGTGGCTGTGTGCTGATGCAgctggggggcaggggggaggtTGTTAGGTGGGAAGTTTTCCCAAATTTGAGCAGTGGCATCCCTGTGAGCATCACTTGCCTCGACAAACAGTCTGAGGGATTTCTTCTTAGTGGGAGGGTCAGTGGGTGGCCTGATGTTATTGAACACTGTTGTCTCTCCTCACCCCTGCTTAGGTGATCATATTTCTGAAGAAGAATGTTATCCTGACTGGGGGGTTTGCCGGAGGATTCCTGCTTGGAATGGCATCGTAGAAACTGCACTCTCCTCTCATGCCCgacctccccttccctcctctaCTGCTATCTCTTACTTAGAAGTCAAAGGATGTTGCCAACAGACTCAGTCCCATCTGCTCACAGGTTCCAGCCGTTATTTCATAAAACACTGCTTCTGATtgccacttttttcttttgtctgggCTGTTAGTGTGCTGGGGTTGGTCTGGAAGCTTAAAATGCCCAGTGCATCATGATTTCCCAACAAATATGCCCAGTCTCAAATTTTCTGATGAGTTTCAACCTCATAAAAATGTAGTGGCAGAGGAATCTCTTAAATGTGCTTCTTCCAGGGGCTCAGGACTGTTCTGTGTACCTTTGTCTGCCAGTGTATGTGTCAAACAACTGTCAGCTCTTC contains the following coding sequences:
- the FUNDC2 gene encoding FUN14 domain-containing protein 2; the encoded protein is MAVPGGGAKDDTFNVLDLAEYTKNRPWWRKIFAPNSGSSAEKYNVATQLVIGGVTGWCTGFIFQKVGKLAATAVGGGFFLLQIANHTGYIKVDWNLVQRDMNKAKQQLKFHSSGNKMPPEVKSRVDEVIIFLKKNVILTGGFAGGFLLGMAS